The following proteins are co-located in the Siansivirga zeaxanthinifaciens CC-SAMT-1 genome:
- a CDS encoding DUF2309 domain-containing protein, with the protein MINESIKNSLNEASKVIGKTWPLYSFVTSNPLSGYEQKPFKEALAQAEHFLNANVLPSADLLTNAWEEKKIDKQILLELLKENNLLESPEYYLSQIVSHNKQASINDTNFLDRMMAKWLAAFMDEGLAEWEMPNKKEGFYSAWRKLAKYDNELPKIKTSDLPSTSAEALKFVLKEVNENDLTKIFTYHLAALPGWTGYINYRTESNNQWQNEYPINLEEYLAVRLMVAHITGTSIYPKNIESAYNPFISKLQYLWLKAWEKSWQNELEKLLNFQEEASKTTQSNQVPDAQMVFCIDTRSELIRRHIENKGHYETFGYAGFFGIAMDYESAADGITRKSCPPIVNSAYHVSEIAQENHSENFKTYKDKNKVLKFRNYFIKRMKNMLPSAFGFVEGSGFFYGLILTLRTLLPNQFYRLYKRNSMQYETICEPKIESACNHTASEDSIPLNEKVGIVKSAFDLMGWKTFAPVVVFVGHGSHTTNNPFGSSLDCGACAASPGRHNARMLAKLANLPEVKKVLNETHNLEMPENTVFVGAEHNTTTDEIVFFDADVPQSHKSNLEKIKSDLLKAQKTATQERLGVTKNSVALANKKANNWGETRPEWGLAKNAAFIVGPRELTKDKNLEGRAFLHSYNWEADTTGKALEGIMQGPMVVTQWINNHYYFSTVDNTTFGSGSKITHNVIGKFGVVQGNGGDLKMGLPLQSLMQTDSEMYHQPLRLSVVIQAPVSRVSEILLRNENLKNLLDNEWIYLMVMDPTNSNKISSYKKNLNWISENLKDMDKQNSQPVKQKHTEVLV; encoded by the coding sequence ATGATAAACGAATCGATTAAAAATAGCCTTAATGAGGCATCTAAAGTGATAGGAAAAACTTGGCCACTTTATTCGTTTGTTACGTCGAATCCCTTATCTGGATACGAGCAAAAACCTTTTAAAGAAGCACTGGCTCAGGCAGAACACTTTCTTAATGCTAATGTTTTACCTAGTGCCGATTTGTTAACCAATGCTTGGGAAGAGAAAAAAATAGATAAACAAATACTTTTAGAGCTTTTAAAAGAAAACAACCTTTTAGAATCTCCAGAATACTATCTAAGTCAAATAGTTTCTCACAACAAACAAGCTAGCATTAATGACACAAATTTCTTAGATAGAATGATGGCAAAGTGGCTAGCTGCCTTTATGGATGAAGGTTTAGCAGAATGGGAAATGCCAAATAAAAAGGAAGGGTTTTATAGCGCTTGGCGCAAACTGGCTAAATACGACAATGAGTTGCCAAAAATAAAGACTAGCGACCTGCCTTCAACAAGTGCCGAAGCTTTAAAGTTTGTTTTAAAAGAGGTTAATGAAAACGATTTAACCAAAATATTCACCTATCATTTGGCGGCACTTCCAGGTTGGACAGGGTATATAAATTACAGAACCGAGAGTAATAACCAATGGCAAAATGAATATCCTATAAATTTAGAGGAGTATTTAGCTGTAAGACTTATGGTGGCTCATATTACAGGAACGTCTATATATCCGAAAAATATTGAAAGTGCATACAATCCTTTCATATCAAAACTGCAATACTTATGGTTGAAAGCTTGGGAAAAAAGTTGGCAAAATGAATTAGAAAAGTTATTAAACTTTCAAGAGGAAGCCAGCAAAACAACACAATCTAACCAAGTTCCTGATGCTCAAATGGTTTTTTGTATCGATACACGATCTGAGTTAATACGAAGACACATAGAAAATAAAGGGCATTACGAAACCTTTGGTTATGCAGGTTTTTTTGGAATTGCCATGGATTATGAAAGTGCTGCAGACGGCATCACACGAAAATCGTGTCCGCCAATAGTAAATTCGGCCTATCATGTTTCGGAGATTGCGCAAGAAAATCATTCTGAAAATTTTAAAACTTACAAAGACAAAAACAAGGTGCTTAAGTTTAGAAATTACTTTATAAAAAGAATGAAAAACATGCTTCCTTCGGCCTTTGGATTTGTAGAGGGCTCGGGCTTTTTCTACGGATTAATCTTAACCCTGCGAACCCTTTTACCAAATCAGTTTTACAGATTATACAAAAGGAACTCTATGCAGTACGAGACAATCTGTGAACCAAAAATTGAAAGTGCGTGCAACCACACAGCATCTGAAGATTCAATTCCTTTAAATGAAAAAGTTGGCATAGTAAAATCGGCATTCGATTTAATGGGATGGAAAACGTTTGCACCTGTGGTGGTATTTGTTGGTCACGGAAGCCATACAACTAACAACCCATTTGGGTCGAGTTTAGATTGTGGTGCCTGTGCGGCAAGTCCGGGGAGACACAATGCGCGTATGTTAGCTAAACTAGCCAATTTACCTGAAGTTAAAAAGGTTTTAAATGAAACTCATAATTTGGAAATGCCAGAAAATACGGTCTTTGTTGGTGCAGAACATAATACAACCACCGATGAGATAGTTTTCTTTGATGCCGATGTTCCACAATCTCATAAAAGTAACCTTGAAAAAATAAAATCAGATTTATTAAAAGCGCAAAAAACAGCGACTCAAGAACGTTTGGGAGTTACTAAAAACAGTGTGGCTTTAGCTAATAAAAAAGCAAATAACTGGGGAGAAACCAGACCTGAATGGGGCTTAGCTAAAAATGCAGCTTTCATAGTAGGGCCTAGAGAATTAACAAAAGATAAAAATTTAGAAGGACGCGCCTTCTTACATTCTTACAATTGGGAGGCAGATACTACTGGTAAAGCTTTAGAAGGCATCATGCAAGGACCCATGGTTGTAACACAATGGATAAATAACCATTATTATTTCTCGACAGTAGATAACACAACCTTTGGTAGCGGATCTAAAATAACCCACAATGTTATTGGGAAATTTGGAGTTGTTCAAGGGAACGGAGGCGATTTAAAAATGGGACTGCCCCTGCAATCTTTAATGCAAACAGACTCAGAGATGTATCACCAACCACTTAGGTTATCGGTTGTTATTCAAGCTCCAGTATCTAGAGTTTCTGAAATACTTTTAAGAAATGAAAACCTTAAAAACTTGCTTGATAACGAATGGATTTATTTAATGGTGATGGATCCAACAAATAGTAACAAAATAAGTTCATACAAGAAAAATTTGAATTGGATTTCTGAAAATTTAAAAGACATGGACAAGCAAAATTCACAGCCGGTTAAACAAAAACACACAGAGGTTTTAGTTTAA
- a CDS encoding efflux RND transporter permease subunit — protein MTKQKKEVDKEFKLSSWAIHNKTTIYVSMIMIFFLGISAYFKMPRESFPEIKETKIYISSIYPGNTAEDIEKLITDPLEDKLKTVSNVVEITSSSQEDYSMVIVEFDEDITVDQAKQKVKDEIDSETAGEDWPTFNGAKVEPNVFELSMSEEMPILNINISGDYPVERLKEFGEYLQDEIENLTEIKKVDIRGAQEKEVEVAVDIYKMMASQVSFNDVISAIGNGNVTMSAGNFIASGQRRTIRILGEIEDPSDLNNFVVKNERNNPIYLKDIATVRFKEKDKTTFAREFGEPVVMLDVKKRSGKNMVEAAEKIQTIVKTAKENVFPANLKVTITNDQSSKTIGQVDDLVNNIIFGIILVVTVLMFFLGFKNALFVGFAIPMSMFMSLMILNLLGYTMNTMILFGLIMGLGMLVDNGIVVVENVYRLMDEEGMNRFDAAKKGISEIAFPIIISTATTVAAFIPLGLWPGLMGQFMIYFPITLSVVLGSSLFVAIFFNSVLVSQFMTTEDKDMPLNRIIYITAILTVIGIIIFIIGGDYRALGTLMVFTAIMLWVYRLLLRKMANRFQNVTLVKLENFYEKSLKAALKGKRPYFISIGTFVLLIVAFIAFGASLATQRTKVEFFPDNKPNQIIVYIEYPEGTDINKTNTITKEIEKKVYAVLNEDMYTDGDYNYMVESAVSQVGEGAGNPQTDGGSAAEMPHKGKITASMREYKYRRGEDSELMRQKVQEALVGIYPGVLISVEKDQNGPPAGPPINIEIEGADYSELIATAEKMRDFINSRSIPGIDELKIDVNKDKPAMQVIVDREKAGELGVSSSQVGQQLRSSIFGSKAGIYKEDGDDFDIYVRFNEDNRYNTSAIFNQSITFRDMATGQIKEIPVSSVASQSNTSGFSSIKHKDVKRVVTVYSALAPGYTDAGAVVNQIRNAMKEFHGLPKNIKIDYTGQIEEQNKQMAFLMGAFFTGLGLIFLILIYQFNSISKPTIIMLAIFLSLIGVFGGIVITGSAFVIMMTMMGIISLAGIVVNNGVVLLDYAQLLIDRKKNENDLDEDEFISKDELFLSIVQAGKARLRPVLLTAITTILGLIPLAIGLNINFFTLFSEFNPHIYLGGDNVIFWGPLAWTVIYGLFVATFLTLVVVPVLFFLAMQLKMWLHKKMKKVEETEEELVTNNLL, from the coding sequence ATGACCAAGCAAAAAAAAGAAGTCGATAAAGAGTTTAAATTATCATCGTGGGCGATACATAATAAAACAACTATTTATGTATCGATGATAATGATTTTCTTCTTAGGTATTTCAGCATATTTTAAAATGCCTAGAGAAAGCTTTCCAGAAATTAAAGAAACCAAAATATATATTAGTTCTATTTATCCGGGAAATACCGCCGAAGATATTGAGAAATTAATAACCGATCCGCTGGAGGACAAACTTAAAACGGTTAGTAACGTAGTAGAAATTACCTCATCGTCGCAAGAAGATTATTCTATGGTAATTGTAGAATTCGATGAAGATATTACGGTAGACCAAGCGAAGCAAAAGGTTAAAGATGAAATAGACTCTGAAACTGCCGGTGAAGACTGGCCTACTTTTAATGGTGCTAAAGTAGAACCCAATGTTTTCGAGTTGAGCATGTCTGAAGAAATGCCCATTTTAAATATTAATATTTCTGGTGATTACCCTGTAGAACGCCTTAAAGAGTTTGGTGAATATCTTCAGGATGAAATTGAAAATCTTACAGAAATTAAAAAAGTAGATATTCGTGGCGCTCAAGAAAAAGAGGTTGAAGTAGCCGTAGATATTTATAAAATGATGGCATCACAAGTAAGCTTCAACGATGTTATCTCGGCCATTGGCAATGGTAATGTAACCATGTCTGCCGGAAACTTTATTGCTAGCGGACAAAGACGTACTATTCGTATTTTAGGTGAAATTGAAGACCCAAGCGATTTAAATAATTTTGTAGTTAAAAACGAACGCAATAACCCTATTTACCTAAAGGATATCGCGACAGTTCGCTTTAAAGAAAAAGATAAAACCACTTTTGCACGAGAATTTGGTGAGCCTGTTGTGATGCTCGATGTTAAAAAACGTTCGGGTAAAAACATGGTTGAAGCTGCCGAAAAAATTCAAACCATTGTAAAAACTGCAAAAGAAAATGTATTTCCTGCAAATTTAAAAGTTACAATTACCAACGATCAATCATCAAAAACTATTGGTCAGGTAGACGATTTAGTAAACAATATCATTTTTGGTATTATACTGGTGGTAACGGTTTTAATGTTCTTTTTAGGATTTAAAAATGCCCTTTTTGTTGGGTTTGCCATCCCTATGTCTATGTTTATGTCGTTAATGATTTTAAACTTACTAGGCTACACCATGAACACGATGATTTTATTCGGATTGATTATGGGTCTGGGAATGCTGGTTGATAATGGTATTGTGGTGGTTGAAAACGTTTACAGGCTCATGGACGAAGAAGGCATGAATCGTTTTGATGCTGCAAAAAAAGGGATTAGCGAAATTGCGTTTCCTATTATAATATCGACAGCAACTACCGTTGCGGCCTTTATACCTCTGGGATTATGGCCTGGTTTAATGGGACAATTCATGATATATTTCCCAATTACGCTGTCGGTTGTTTTAGGGTCCTCATTATTCGTAGCTATCTTTTTCAATTCGGTTTTAGTATCACAGTTCATGACTACCGAAGACAAAGACATGCCACTTAATCGTATTATATACATAACAGCCATATTAACAGTTATAGGTATTATCATATTTATTATTGGCGGCGATTACAGAGCTTTAGGAACTTTAATGGTTTTTACAGCCATCATGTTATGGGTATACCGCTTATTGTTACGAAAAATGGCAAATCGTTTTCAAAATGTAACCTTGGTTAAACTTGAAAATTTCTACGAAAAATCGTTAAAAGCCGCTTTAAAAGGAAAACGTCCTTATTTCATTAGCATTGGAACTTTTGTTCTTTTAATTGTAGCTTTCATTGCCTTTGGAGCATCGCTGGCAACACAACGTACTAAAGTTGAGTTTTTCCCAGATAATAAACCCAATCAAATTATTGTTTATATCGAATATCCTGAGGGTACCGACATAAACAAAACCAACACCATTACTAAAGAAATCGAGAAAAAAGTATATGCTGTTCTAAATGAAGACATGTACACCGATGGCGATTACAATTATATGGTTGAAAGTGCTGTATCGCAAGTAGGGGAAGGTGCCGGAAATCCTCAAACCGATGGAGGGTCGGCTGCCGAGATGCCACATAAAGGAAAAATTACGGCCTCTATGCGAGAATACAAATACCGCCGTGGTGAAGATAGCGAACTGATGCGTCAAAAAGTACAGGAAGCTTTAGTTGGTATTTATCCTGGGGTTTTAATTTCTGTTGAAAAAGACCAAAATGGACCCCCAGCAGGACCGCCAATTAATATTGAAATTGAAGGCGCCGATTACTCCGAGCTTATTGCTACTGCCGAAAAAATGAGAGATTTTATTAACTCTCGCAGCATTCCGGGCATCGATGAATTAAAAATTGATGTAAACAAAGATAAACCGGCAATGCAGGTTATTGTAGACCGCGAAAAGGCTGGCGAATTGGGCGTAAGTTCTTCGCAAGTAGGGCAACAACTTAGAAGCTCTATTTTTGGTTCTAAAGCAGGAATTTATAAAGAAGATGGCGACGATTTCGATATCTATGTGCGTTTTAATGAAGACAATCGCTATAACACCAGCGCAATCTTTAACCAAAGCATAACCTTTAGAGATATGGCAACAGGTCAAATTAAAGAAATTCCTGTGTCTTCGGTGGCTAGCCAATCGAATACTTCTGGGTTTAGCTCAATAAAACACAAAGATGTAAAACGTGTTGTAACGGTATATTCTGCATTAGCACCCGGTTATACAGATGCTGGCGCTGTGGTAAATCAAATACGTAATGCCATGAAAGAATTTCATGGGTTACCAAAAAACATTAAAATTGATTACACGGGGCAAATCGAAGAGCAAAACAAACAAATGGCCTTTTTAATGGGCGCGTTCTTTACTGGTTTAGGGTTAATTTTCTTAATTCTTATTTATCAGTTTAACTCCATTTCTAAGCCAACTATTATTATGCTTGCTATCTTTTTAAGCTTAATAGGTGTGTTTGGCGGTATTGTAATTACGGGTAGCGCGTTTGTTATTATGATGACCATGATGGGAATTATATCGCTGGCAGGAATTGTGGTTAATAACGGGGTAGTTCTGCTCGATTATGCCCAATTATTAATCGATAGGAAGAAAAATGAAAATGATTTAGATGAAGACGAATTTATAAGTAAAGACGAATTATTTTTGAGTATTGTTCAGGCTGGTAAAGCGCGTCTGCGTCCTGTTTTACTAACAGCAATCACAACTATTTTAGGATTAATTCCGTTAGCAATTGGTTTAAACATTAATTTCTTTACTTTATTTAGTGAGTTTAACCCACACATATACCTTGGTGGAGATAACGTAATATTCTGGGGTCCTTTAGCGTGGACTGTAATTTATGGTTTATTTGTTGCTACATTCCTTACTTTAGTTGTAGTACCAGTATTATTTTTCTTAGCCATGCAGCTTAAAATGTGGCTTCATAAAAAGATGAAAAAAGTAGAAGAGACCGAAGAGGAACTCGTTACAAACAATCTGCTTTAA
- a CDS encoding efflux RND transporter periplasmic adaptor subunit: MKNIFKILLLTSIVTACSGEKKGKSIEDILASNNLTQLKEKREEIDAKQQEYSELLERINEKISELDTIKKLPLVTSVMIAPQVFNHYLELQGSVQTKENLVIYPEAGGILSSVYVKEGQKVSKGQLLGKIDDGGLSQQVAQLEIQAALAKTTFERQERLWKQNIGSEIQYLQAKSNYEAQQRAVSQLKSQLEKTNVRSPFTGVIDDVITDQGSVVAPGQSPLFRIVNLDNMYIETDVPENYITSVTTNKDVKIEFPVLGQTLDAKIRQAGNFINPANRTFKIEVAVPNKDKNIKPNLTARLKINDYSNEKAILVPQNIISENAEGQQYIYIIENKNNVNEGSAKQIIIETGKSQGDLIEVTKGLESNAEIIQEGARTVKEGQTVKVINQ, encoded by the coding sequence ATGAAAAATATATTTAAAATACTATTATTAACAAGCATCGTAACGGCTTGTTCTGGTGAAAAGAAAGGCAAATCTATTGAAGACATTTTAGCTTCAAATAACCTAACACAATTAAAAGAAAAAAGAGAGGAAATTGATGCAAAACAGCAAGAATATTCGGAGTTGTTAGAGCGTATCAACGAAAAAATATCAGAATTAGATACCATAAAAAAATTACCGTTAGTAACATCTGTTATGATAGCTCCACAGGTTTTTAATCATTATTTAGAGCTTCAGGGAAGTGTTCAAACTAAAGAAAATTTAGTTATTTATCCAGAGGCAGGCGGCATACTTTCTAGCGTGTATGTTAAAGAAGGTCAAAAAGTTAGCAAAGGACAATTATTGGGTAAAATTGATGACGGCGGTTTAAGTCAGCAAGTAGCGCAATTAGAAATTCAGGCGGCCTTAGCTAAAACAACTTTCGAGCGTCAAGAACGCTTATGGAAACAAAATATAGGCAGTGAAATTCAATATTTACAAGCTAAATCTAACTACGAAGCACAACAACGCGCGGTTAGCCAATTAAAAAGTCAGTTAGAAAAAACCAACGTACGTTCCCCATTTACTGGTGTTATCGACGATGTTATTACCGACCAAGGAAGCGTGGTAGCTCCAGGGCAATCTCCACTGTTTCGTATTGTAAACCTTGACAATATGTACATTGAAACCGATGTTCCAGAAAACTACATAACCAGCGTTACAACCAACAAAGATGTGAAAATAGAATTCCCTGTTTTAGGACAAACCCTAGATGCAAAAATTAGACAAGCAGGAAATTTTATAAATCCGGCAAACAGAACTTTTAAAATTGAAGTGGCGGTTCCTAACAAGGATAAAAATATTAAACCTAACCTAACTGCTCGTTTAAAAATAAACGATTACTCAAACGAAAAAGCCATTTTGGTGCCTCAAAATATCATTTCAGAAAATGCTGAAGGCCAACAATATATTTACATTATTGAAAACAAAAACAATGTAAATGAAGGTTCAGCCAAACAAATTATTATTGAAACAGGAAAATCTCAAGGTGATTTAATTGAAGTTACAAAAGGTCTGGAATCGAATGCCGAAATTATTCAAGAAGGCGCGCGTACAGTAAAAGAAGGCCAAACTGTAAAAGTTATTAATCAATAA
- a CDS encoding TolC family protein → MKYKLILIFSVFVITKSISQETKQSFSLQEAIAYALENNRIAKNAERDIEAAYQKKWETTATGLPQISAKLDYQNFLKQQVSLIPAEFFGGNRGEFQAVTFGTKQSANAFATINQKIFDGSYLVGLQSAKVYLQISKNAKEKTDLEVRKAVIDAYGNVLLTEESIKILERNIETLEKNLFETTKIYENGLGEQENVEQLQITLSGVKSNLSNVSRLKTLAYQMLNITLGLDLKSNTVLTDSLESLTAKNISLSLLDADEYVENTIDYKIAENNKKSKELLLKLEKSKGLPTLNAFLNGGYSAFSENFDFTNSDNKWYGSSLFGVSLNVPIFSSLGRSAATQQAKINLDKAEDDLLETHQKLQLQIASAKSDYQFAIEEYQNKKQNLNLAERIETKNETKFFEGIGSSFELRQAQTQLYSAQQEFLQAMLDVINKKAALETVLNAINN, encoded by the coding sequence ATGAAATACAAACTAATTTTAATCTTTAGTGTGTTTGTAATTACTAAAAGCATATCGCAAGAAACGAAACAAAGTTTCTCTTTACAAGAAGCTATAGCGTATGCTTTAGAAAATAATCGAATTGCTAAAAATGCAGAAAGAGATATTGAAGCTGCTTACCAGAAAAAATGGGAAACAACCGCTACCGGATTACCACAAATTAGCGCCAAGTTAGATTATCAAAACTTTTTAAAACAACAAGTATCATTAATTCCAGCCGAGTTTTTTGGTGGCAATCGCGGCGAATTTCAAGCCGTTACTTTTGGAACTAAACAAAGTGCCAATGCATTTGCTACTATAAATCAGAAAATTTTTGACGGCTCATATTTAGTGGGCTTACAATCGGCTAAGGTGTATTTGCAAATTTCAAAAAATGCCAAAGAAAAAACAGATTTAGAAGTTAGAAAGGCCGTTATTGATGCCTATGGCAATGTGCTACTTACCGAAGAAAGCATAAAAATATTAGAACGTAATATTGAAACTCTAGAAAAAAATCTGTTCGAAACCACCAAAATTTATGAAAACGGATTAGGAGAACAAGAAAATGTTGAGCAATTACAAATAACGCTATCAGGCGTTAAAAGTAATTTAAGTAACGTAAGCCGCTTAAAAACGTTAGCTTACCAAATGTTAAATATCACATTGGGTTTAGATTTAAAAAGCAACACCGTTTTAACCGACTCTTTAGAAAGTTTAACTGCAAAAAACATATCGTTAAGTTTACTAGACGCCGACGAATATGTAGAAAATACCATAGATTACAAAATAGCTGAAAACAACAAAAAATCGAAAGAACTGCTATTAAAATTAGAAAAAAGCAAAGGTTTACCAACGTTAAACGCCTTTTTAAATGGTGGTTACTCGGCTTTTAGTGAAAATTTCGATTTTACAAATAGTGATAATAAATGGTATGGATCGTCGCTTTTTGGGGTGAGTTTAAACGTACCTATTTTTAGTTCGTTAGGCCGCAGCGCTGCGACTCAACAAGCTAAAATAAACTTAGATAAAGCAGAAGATGATTTATTAGAAACCCATCAAAAATTACAATTACAAATTGCTTCTGCCAAAAGCGATTATCAATTTGCTATTGAAGAATATCAAAACAAAAAGCAAAATTTAAACCTTGCCGAACGTATAGAAACTAAAAACGAAACCAAATTTTTTGAAGGTATCGGTTCTAGTTTTGAACTAAGACAAGCCCAAACTCAGCTTTACAGTGCACAGCAAGAATTTCTTCAAGCCATGCTCGATGTAATAAACAAAAAAGCCGCATTAGAAACCGTTTTAAATGCTATCAATAACTAA
- a CDS encoding TetR/AcrR family transcriptional regulator produces MKEQIINKATDLFLTLGFKSVTMDDIANELGISKKTIYVHFKNKTKLVEAATFEVFETVCGGIDCICNTSVNPIEELYDIKMFVIKYVKNDKTSPQYQLKKYYPEIHRRLHIKQFEKMHVSIKNSLVKGIESGIFRPNIDIEFISRMYFNGITGIKDETFFPLDTFSIEYLMENFLEYHLRAIVTNQGLEILNKFINTNQS; encoded by the coding sequence ATGAAAGAACAAATAATAAATAAAGCAACAGACCTATTTTTAACATTAGGGTTTAAAAGTGTTACCATGGACGATATTGCCAACGAGTTGGGCATATCGAAAAAAACCATTTACGTACATTTTAAAAATAAAACTAAATTAGTTGAAGCTGCTACATTTGAAGTTTTTGAAACCGTTTGTGGCGGCATCGATTGTATTTGCAATACCTCTGTAAACCCTATAGAAGAACTTTACGACATTAAAATGTTTGTTATAAAGTATGTTAAAAACGATAAAACATCGCCTCAATACCAATTAAAAAAATATTACCCAGAAATACACCGCCGACTGCATATTAAACAATTTGAAAAAATGCATGTTTCTATAAAAAACAGTCTGGTTAAAGGCATTGAAAGCGGCATTTTTAGACCAAATATAGATATTGAATTTATTTCTAGAATGTATTTTAATGGCATCACAGGGATTAAAGATGAAACATTTTTTCCTTTAGACACTTTTTCAATTGAATACCTCATGGAAAACTTTCTGGAATATCATTTAAGAGCTATAGTAACAAACCAGGGTTTAGAAATACTAAATAAATTTATAAATACAAATCAATCATAA
- a CDS encoding polyprenyl synthetase family protein — MLTIEKYQQEFVAFLEAYSTVKEPKNLYEPIHYILNLGGKRLRPVLTLMTADIFSGSYNLALNAALSVEVFHNFSLVHDDIMDDAPLRRGHQTVHEKWNINTGILSGDAMLIMAYQLFENYEQTTFQALAKLFSKTALEVCEGQQYDVDFETRNNVTIAEYLKMIEYKTAVLVGAAMQMGAIVANASQQDQQAIYAFGRDLGIAFQLQDDYLDAFGDPKTFGKQVGGDIIENKKSYLYLKALEFSSEDDALKLTKLFSDKTNNIEAKVETVKQIFITSGSAEATKEAIKKYTDSAFAVLENLNISEAKKDLLKAFGNSLMNRTV, encoded by the coding sequence ATGCTTACAATAGAAAAATACCAACAAGAGTTTGTAGCTTTTTTAGAGGCTTATAGCACTGTAAAAGAGCCAAAAAATTTATACGAGCCCATTCATTATATCCTGAATTTAGGAGGCAAACGCTTACGTCCGGTTTTAACATTAATGACTGCCGATATTTTTTCAGGCAGCTATAATTTAGCTCTAAACGCCGCATTAAGTGTTGAGGTTTTTCATAATTTCTCATTGGTTCATGATGATATTATGGATGATGCCCCGCTGCGAAGAGGTCACCAAACTGTTCATGAAAAATGGAACATTAACACCGGTATTTTATCTGGTGATGCCATGTTAATTATGGCCTATCAGCTATTTGAAAATTACGAACAAACCACATTTCAGGCATTAGCTAAATTATTTAGTAAAACGGCTTTAGAGGTTTGCGAAGGCCAACAATACGACGTTGATTTTGAAACCAGAAACAACGTTACTATTGCTGAGTATTTAAAAATGATTGAATATAAAACCGCCGTTCTTGTAGGCGCAGCCATGCAAATGGGAGCGATTGTTGCAAATGCATCCCAACAAGACCAACAGGCTATTTATGCCTTTGGTAGAGACTTAGGAATCGCGTTTCAATTACAAGACGATTATTTAGATGCTTTTGGAGATCCTAAAACTTTTGGTAAACAAGTTGGTGGCGATATTATTGAAAACAAAAAATCCTATTTATATCTTAAAGCTTTAGAGTTTTCTTCTGAAGATGATGCTTTGAAGCTCACCAAATTGTTTAGTGACAAAACAAATAATATTGAAGCTAAAGTAGAAACCGTTAAGCAAATTTTTATCACATCTGGTTCGGCAGAGGCAACCAAAGAGGCTATTAAAAAGTATACAGATAGTGCTTTTGCTGTTTTAGAAAAT